In the genome of Kazachstania africana CBS 2517 chromosome 6, complete genome, the window TCAACTAATTTTGATTTCCTTTATATTAACGgtatttggaaaattaattttttgggAAGCGGGCGagaatgatgaaaagatatATATCTAGCAGCAATAAAAACAAAGTCGAAATTATCGAAAATTTATAGCTAAGGATATTACACTTCTAGGTTGGCTTCATAGTTGTAACAAGGGACATTACCATAATCATTGTAATAATAGAAGAGAGAGATGgcatcaaaaaatgaagaagtgATACAAAATGCATCCGATAATGACCTAAAGAGGAAAATTGATGAGTtaaaatcaagaaatgaaaCGTTGGGTTTAGCTATACAGAGGTCAAGACACTCTGTTAAAAGATTGAAACTAGAATATGGTGTATTGCTAGAAAGACTGGAATCAAGAGTCGATTTGGATCCAGAACTTCGCTTTGAAAACCCACtaccaaatttatcatcttttAGAGACCAATTAATGAATAAACCATTGAAGAGGTCAAAAGGTAAAAGACAAAGagcaaaagaaagagacCCAAACATGCCAAAAAGACCTACTAACGCCTATTTGATCTATTGTGAGatgaataaagaaaaaattaggGAAAATGGTTCTTTAGATGTCACAAGAGATTTAGCTGAAGGttggaaaaatttggaCGAAAGTGGGAGACTTCCTTATTATGAGCTTTATAATGAAGATAGGGAACGATATCAGAAGGAAATGAAAATctacaatgaaaatttaaagagtaaaagtgaaattgaaataaaaaatgatgaaaacgAAAAACTACCTGGAGAAGAGGATGAAgtcgaagaagaagttgagGAAGATGACACTGAAGTCGGCCAAAATGGGAAAGAACCAAAAAAACATTTTACAAGCAACGAAAATGATGCTATAACCCTATAGAAACATGTTGTTTTATACCTATTTAAGCAGGATACATTCCATTTAGCATATTAAACATATAGCCTTGTTTCTTCCttcatttcaatttgatttgtcgatatattttaaaaatatataatttttaattaatttacAAATAGTGTACATGTGAATGAGGCATATAATATTCTACAATCTATAATAGAGTgtcatcaaattcttttaaactctcttctttttatttcttctttgatagAAACCACTGTCGTCTCTCTCATGCTTACGTTTCTCTCTGGATCTTACATGcttttttatctttttttgagCTGCAATATCAGGTGCATTAACAGCCAGAATAGATCTCtttgcttttctttcttgtcTTCTTTCTATAACTACTTGTTTCACGTTTGCATAGGCCGTAGTGAATTCGGGAACTGACAGTTTTGATTCAAGCATCTGTAAACATTCTTGACTTactttattcaattcttcttcatcgtcatTTAATTGTCGACTATCAGTTTCAAGATACATGTAGAGCGCCAAAAGAATCTTTTCTGCTTCTTGCTTAATTTGTTCAGTGGATAGTATTTGGAGtaaaaatatgaataatTGGATACCTGACTTCTTTGACATGAGGGAATCAGCTGGATTTTCTTGACTTCTTATAAGTGCTGAAGTTCTTGTAACCATATAATCGATTGCATTCAAATAATTAGAAGTAGAAGATTCGCTAACAATATATTCAGTTTGATTTTCAGACCAGAGCTTAGCAATTTGGACTAATGTCTTGACACATATAGTAGCCAAACCCTCCGAAATTGACGGTGCGCTGAGTTGACGAATTAATCTGgatgatatattttgtatTTCCGCATTGTTGAAAGGCTCTTCGAATTTATCGATATTATTAAACAAATCGTTGACAATTTGACTAGCAATTTGTCGAACCCACATATGTGGATACAGGAGACATCCCAGCACGTTTTGCCAGATGGATTTATAGCCCTTTTCGAACATGAATTCTTTTTTACTATAGAAAACTGTGAAATCATTTAGAGCAGTATAAATAAGATCCCACTGAGTCTCTGATCCGGCATCAGTTTCAGATAAAACGCCCTTAATTCGGTTCAAAGCTAGCAcattaaattcttcatcttcctGGAAATCAACGCTAGATATATAAATCTTGTGAATTCTTAAAcctaaattcaaaaaagcGGGTTTATCTTCTTGCTTCAACCATGCtgttaaatattttttgatcaCGACGAGATCTCCGTTACTTAATTTGTTAAATAAGGCAGAAAGTAGAAGAGTTGCCATTTCACGACATTTTGAAGAGTCATCACTGAGTGATAAGTTTGCCAGGGAAaggaaaaatgaagaagacagTCTTGATAATAGATCTGGACTTGctttgataatgataagGTTGATCAATTCCAATATCGATTGCTTACCTTCCTGAGAAGGATATTGTAAATTATCTACCATAAACTTGAACTGCTTTTCTAATCGGCCTCTACTTTGGTCGTACTCcattaaaaattgaaagtagACACTCCTAGCGACATCAcgaatttcttttgaatgattCGTAACCATGGTCTCTCTTACAACATTTATTACGTCATAAATCTCAGGCAGCATTATATGCTTTGAGACCAAagctttcaaaaagttAAACGCCAGTCCTTGTTTACTTGGTTCATTTAGATCTGGTAAAATTCTACCGAGAACATAACTTAGAGCagtatctttcaattttatatCTTTGTGGCGAATAAATGAAGAAAGGAACTTCAGACCGATCTGGCATAGTTCGCTGGAAGTGGATGGAGAATCTTTTATCAAGttcaaaacttttcttgcaccatttttgaagattggCTCAGAATCATCAGAAAAGTCTAACTTCACCACAATAACAAGAAGACGAAGTGTGCTAATCAATACACCCTCATTTGCGGACAGCAAAGACTCCTTTAACACTGGGATAAATCCACCTACGTGAGAAACTTCTAACAGTCCACGATGCCTTGTCAAGACTGTGCGCAACAGATCTAGAGAAAACTTCTGAAGTGTATCCACTAACAGAGAGCTTTCTATTTGCACAATATGAGACTTTGCATTCAAGTTGACTAAAAAGAACTCCTCTGCTTCTGATCTAGACTTCGGCTGAACTTTTGAAGCCTTGCTATCCTTCTCAAATTGGGATTGTTGGAAAATTTCGTAACATAGGGAAAGGACTTCCTTAGAGGAAGAGGCACTGTTCCGATTCAAACCAAGGGTATATCTGCGCAGCAATTCCTCTAacttattttgattttttagaCCCATCCGTTCAGATAAAAGAGCCCTTACTGGTTGAAGTAACTCATTGAACATATTGAGAGAAATGTTAGCTGCAAGTATTTCACCAGTATCATAacttttattgattttgacttctttcatttttgtaCGATAATTATCAGAATCTTTCTCTTGACCTGCAGATCcaaaaatatcttccaTGATAATCTGGACAATCATACGAGCGGATTGGTCAAGGTCTGTATGCTGTAACTCCTCAGAAAGTGCCCTTAACAAGTGGTGAACAGTATAACTCAAAACATGTACTTGCGAACCTCTCTTCAAGGCagatttcaattcttttatgataaaaaatatgtagTTTGGTCCTAGTGTAGTAGTTACCTTGGATAATGTAGTCCTTACTGATTCACGTAGTTCCTCTGACCTACTTCTTAAAATCTGACAAACTGATGTAAGAATACCTGGTAGTAAACTAACTgtatcttcttttgataaGCCCAGTATAAAGTTTACTAAGGCTTCTGTTAATGGAATCCGAGAAATGACAGTTTCTTCCTCTCGTTTTGCtaaaatattgttcaaAGTTGgatatatttcatttttaacgAACTTTTCTGGATCGGATAAATTGCTTGGCACCTTCTTGATACCTCCCTTCACCACCCTAATTTCTCTTATGTCTTGCATGCTGTTTTTAAAGGACACGGAGATTTGATTCAGTAACAGCACTGCTGCCTTTAGATTATCCTCACCCTTTTTTACGATGAAAACATATCTACGAACCAGCGCTTTATATTGGTGCCAGTTTAATGCGTTAGACAAGGAGCCAATTGTAACAAGGGCCGTGTTTCCTAGATTTCTATATTTTTCCTCTGTCGAAAAAACATAATGCTCAGCAATTGGAAGTAGATAGTGAGCAATACTATTATCAGCAAGTTCATCTGCTACATCACCCAGTCTCTTAATTGCTCTTTGTCTACGATGTAGTTGGATGTGAGTAATATTTGAGAAGAAGTTGGCTTCTTCGTCACCATTGAAAAGTAATATACGCATATCGTTAAGAgatgtgaaatatttgcTATTCTCAACAATATAAGCTAAAACTGAAATGTATTCAGCCTGAGACTCTTCGGTATTCCTTTTCAATGCGTCACGTATGGCAGGTAATAATGTATCCTTTACAATAGCCGCACACTGGGTACGTAAATCTTCAGAGTCTTTAGCATTCATATAATCGATAAACTTCTTTATTACATGGGCTGCATTTGTTCTAATTGCCAATTCTTCCTTGTCCTTTATGAAAAACAAACAAGTGCAAATGATGGGATACCATTCCAATACATTGAAGGAGTTATATGAGCCATCAATAAACTTTTTGAAGGCGGATAACATTTTTGGGAAATCGTACTCCTGGATACGTCTTGGAGAATATGAATTCAAGTCACATAGTAGTAAAGATACTTGCTTCATCTTTGGAAAACCCTCGCTAATGCTTAAGAATATGGAATTCAATGAACCTCTTAATTCCTTCTCGGAAAATGATTTATagagatttgaaattgccTTATATAAAGGTTCAATATCATCCCAAGCACATTCGTATTCACGAGCCACGAGTGATATAACATCCAGAATATTTGCTATGTCCTTTCTGTCAAcctttttgaaattatctTCAACAATAACCAGCATTGAGTTTAGCAAATGTTGCCTCGTTTCATTGGATTGTATGTATCCTAGCTGAGCCATATTCAACAACAAGGCCACTGCAATCGAGTTTGTTTGGTTGTTAACAACATTCTTATACAATTTAGGAATGAGTTCTAAACATGCAGTTACAATGAGAGTAACGACTTCGACGTATTCACCATCAGAAGTTGGATTTTTCATAAACTCGTGAACACCATCTAAAATAGTAGCGACAACGGGCTCTTTCACATGCTCACTTGAAAGTGTACACATAAGAGCTTTCATTATGGAGTAGTCATCTCTATACAAGAATGGGTAGAATTCTTTATTCTTTGTCCAAAATACTACTAACTtcaaaatagaagaaaccTGCTGTAAGTTTTCATGGGCGAAAGTCTCTATACGAGGATCAATAATAACCTCATATATCTCCGAGACGTATTCATTCCATTGTACCCTGTCTCCTAAGTTTTGGAAAACGTCATTAAGACATTTAAGAGCCTTCTGTCTTAAATTTGCAGCCATTTTTAGTGTATAAGCTTCAGTCTCAGGGTCTAAGCTAACTGCATATGACACTGCAATAGAATACACAAGTGGACGTAGGGCGGATAAAATAGCATGTGGAACCTTCGAGCCTAATATACTTACAGTGGCGTCAAAAATAGTAACGAAACCGAGCAACTTTCTGACGGAAGCAAGTAAAACAGCCGAATCAGATACATGGTAgccattttcaaaaaaatattcatattcGAAACGACTGTAACCAAGTGCCAAAAAGGCCGAAATGTGCTCTTCCTTCAAACTTGGCAGGACTGATAGAGCTGCAACCTTTCTGCTCTTCTTTAGCCCACTTGTGGATGCTGCCTGAACACGGCCGAAGAGGATGCGCAAAACATAAGGAATCAACTCATCCTCGTCAGCTTTATCGATAGCTTGATGACCCCCCTCAGAAAGgaattttgtaatttcatCCTTGAACAGTGTATCATCTAATAGGTTCCTTAGGTTATCCTTATACTTGTTTATAACCGCAATTTTATAGCTAGAAATAGCAGAAAGCGCCAACTTTTGAGCCTCCGTATGACGGCTACCCAATATGTTCAGTAGTCTATTATAAAGTTCCTCACTCTTATAGATATGCTTCATATCAGAGAATTTTGCTACTATTTTGAGAAGCATATTTCTATCCTGCTCAGACCAAACCGCAGCTGAAAACTCATTAGATTCAAACAGTTCGTCCgattcaatatcattaaataaaaatggtacGAAGGATTGAGAGTTTTTTTCAGCCAAGTGAGGAATTGATAAAAGTAGCTTCAAGGACTGTGCTCTAACATGCTGAGGATATACAAATGAACCCCTCTTTTCCTTTAAATAGTTCACCATGGAACTGACATGCGAATGGTATTTGCTATGTATGGAGATGAAAGTTTCGATCGTTCCTTCTAGTCTTGGGATATGCGAAGACCACAGCACGATATCGCTGCTGGTATTGTCGATATGCTCATAATAATCTACTTCTTCATTGTTATCACTAATCGTTAAAAATTGCAACAATAAGGACCAGACCAAGGAGGTATCTCTTTTATAGATCAGAGGAATTATCTCTGATATACCGTCCCAGACGGGTGAGAAACGTACGGTTAATAAACCAAAAATatctttgataaatgaaGTTATGACAATATTATCGTATGAATTTTGTGAAAAGTATGCTCCTAGATTTCTGATTCTAGTCGTAATATCACGAGCATTTTCCAAGGTTAAAGGGATCTGCTCAATAATCTTACACTCATTTAGTAGCTGAGGGATAGTTTGATTATTGATGTCAAAGATAGTGTATAGTAAATTCATGGTTTCATAACGTATAGAGCTGTTgggaagagaaaaattactTGAAACCTCTgacaataatgaagaacACCTACCAATTTTAGTATTCAGCTCTtgtttatcttcaaatttggaCAAAACCTTATTCAGAcctttaatgaaaaatatactTTTTCTGAACTCTGAAAACCTTGCAAGACATTCATATATTATTTCACCATATTCGCCTACGTTGCCACTTGAAAGACATTCAATAACTAGACCTAACACATCCcttgaaaaatcattcTCTAGAAAGGATGAGGACAAAATAAGCTTAGAAAGGTTTGATAATGCCGTGAAATCAATAGTTGTAGCCTGACGCATGAGAATCACCCTCCAATATATGTTATAGAACTCTTCTAAGGTCGTTATCTCAGAAATCGAGTGGAAATAAGATAGGATGGAAGAGACACATTCATGAGGAACAGAAACATTAATCTTATGGTGCAGTAGATTCTTTTCTTCCAGGTCTTGTATGAATAATGCCAGTTGTGGAGAGAACAACCCCCAATTATCATTAATGAACTGCTGCAAAAACCTGCCCCCATTCAAAGAGAATAATCGATCGCTCGATAATTCTAATGCCATACTCAAAAAGACCAAAAAATTGCTCTGATACTGATGcatgaaaaaatcaaaaatatccCTATAGCATTTTGTTAAACTCTTAAGATCAGCATTACGTAGTATAATTGCGAAGAAAAAGCATACTTTACTGGGATTCAATTctgaaataaaagatttttcaGCTATAATGTCACCAATAAACCATGTAATACTGTcccaatttgaaatttttctccCACTCTCGGCATACACGATAACAGAAAGAATCTGCATAACAgcatttctttcatttgttAAATTACTCTTCAAAACATCAATCAAGCACTCGGTCACCGGTTCCATATTCTCAACAGTGGAGtgctttgaaatattcatcCAAATATCACAGAACAGATTGACACATTGTTCATTTTCACTCATACGTAAAGCATCACTAGCCAAGACTCTTACTATAACCTGCGCTTTAGAGTGCAGAGCCCCAGGTGTCGTTGTTAAAGCCTCCGTAAACAAAGTCAAAAGCCCATCGTAAAAATGAGATTCTTGTTCACTTTGTAATCTCTGCAATACGTGAGATATAAAGTCAGAAAGGTTCCTTGAATTCGTCTTTCTAACCAAAAAAGATAATGCTTCAGCGGAAAATCGTGATATGTACTCTTTTGAATGTGATAGCAATGGGAATAGAATATCAAAGGTAGGTCTTAAATCATTACtcaaaattcttgaaagatACTTGAACAAATATGCTAAACAATTGAATCCCCATTCAAATACATTCAGAGATTCAAGATCCGCTGCGGAATCTAATAAACCAATAAGTGCCAAGACCGCAGTTTTAtagaatttcaaaaaatcagGCCCCAAATCATGACAAAATTGAGCTAGTAAGTCCAGAAGCGGCTGTAAAcacttttcattttgtttcttgatATATTCGAGtaatttttcgaaaattaTGTCCTGGTAATGGAGAATTTGTGGCAGTGTTTGTACCATAGGTTGTACTTCATAAGCAAATTCTGTAAAACCTGCACTTAAATTGATATCTTTCCAATGCTCAAAGGAAGCTAAAAAATGAGACGTTTCAACATAATCGTGTACTCTCTTTTCTAAATTATGGGCTGGCTCTATCTTCAAATCATCTATTCTTGCTTTAAATGAAGAATACCTATATCTCTTTTTGGTTTTGGTACTCACCTTTTGCTTAGCCATGATTCTCAAAACTTACAAAGATAGAGTATCGTAAAGGGAAATACCTATAAGAAAAAGCTAAACAAAATATGTCTTACTAATTAATTGCTTTGGATATGTACTTATAGAAATATCAgatatttcattattttagCTCATctctaaaatttttcagtgaTGGGCCCGGTCGGGTCTAGTGGGCATTAACATTTCAAAAACCAATCTTTATTATATAACTATACACGAAATGATGATGGACCGaataacaatttgaaaacgtCAAATCGCTACGGCTTCATGGAATATCTGATTGGGTAAATATAcatgtaaataaatatataaagtttTTACGACTAATCGATCAGGAAACAGTTATGAATTGATCAAACAATGATGCTTTTGTAGAAATCCTTATATTACCAAATATCTCGTCCTGTTTTAATTCAATACAGTCAGCTGTTGCCAGAGAAAGCATATCAAAAAAACATCTACTTGCGTCGCTTTTTGATGTCTTACTCTCTGGTTCTCTTTCGTATTGTGCCATCAAAAGATCTTTGAAGTCCATAGTTTCCTTGTCGATGGAAGTCTCCCTCAAAATTTCTGCCATGTCTGCAGTTGTCCTTGAGACAAAGCTTCCAGATATTAGTTTTACCCGACTGTTACTAGTATCAACCGTGGAacctttattttcttcaatgagTTCTGAACTTTCTCCATCAAATGTTTGTCCAAAACTGAAGTCTGAGAGTTGATTATCGATGCCAATGAAATGATCACTTTCAGgctctttattttcttcatctatCAATCCATCATCGCTATCTTCTATCATATCATTCATATCTAGGGACATGTCAATGATAGGTTGTTTTGTGTCCCTGTTATGTGCGGGGCTCAacctcttttttttcattgcaACGTGAGAGACAAGATTTTCAACTACAGTATTGGGTAAGTACTGCAATTCTAAAAGTATCTCGCTCCACAGTCTTTTTTGAGCTAGCTTACCTGCTTTGACGTCCgattctttttcatctgTCATGCACAATCCTTCTCTatcttccatttcttctGTAGAAAGTTCTGACGTCTCATCATAAACGATCTTAGTGGTACTATTTAGGGCTGGATTTTGTGCTCTACGGGCctttttcttaatttgCTTATCCATGTCACTAGTATTATCAGATCTATAATGCTCTGACtgattcaatatattaAGGTTATTCGAAGGCTCTTTTTCTATTTCTAAATCAAATCCAAAGTCAGGATTTTCTTGGATACTAACGTCATCCACTCTCCTACCAAATTCAATCGATCCTATAGAGGTACTATCAGCTTgtttatcatcttcaacaatTCCCAAATCCCAGTGATCGTTTTCTGTGTCTGCGATGGGgaaatcatcatcagcTTCAGCAATTAATGAGTTACCTACAGcaacattttcatttgccTTCATAGATTGCAAGAAGGTTGTGTTATTGCTATGTCTTGTACCTTCATCCCATGATCTTGTAGGAGAGGAGCGGGTGCCCTCAATGTCGAAATCTAGATCTAACCCTGAGGTTTCATTTGCAAAATCATTATCAGGTTCGAATCTTCTACCGACTTCAATGGACATATCCCAGGGAGCGGCTCCATGTACATTTCTTCTCACTGAATCATTTGTGAGTAATAGACCAGAAGGAAGTGGAGCGTCATCTAAAAATTCTAGACCAGGAGTAATAAGAACCTCTCTCTCGGTAACGGCATCTTCTAAGATTAACTGGTCAACTTTGGCCACCGTTTGGCTCCTACTTATGGTGATATTAACTCTTGCATTAGCTTTAAATAATGAGCTAATTTTTGACAATGTGTCTTTAATATCTGACAATAAAAAACCTGCTTGCTTTGAGTAGACACGAACTATACCCTGTAACAGTTCACCAGAGGTACGAAGGGTTATTGAATTGCTGTTTTCTGAAGCTTCAATATCACATCCAGATACTTTTGCAAGTTCTTCAGCAGATTCTCTGATATTAGTTTGTAACACTGAACCTTTCGGAAGGTTGGACATATTAGCTGCTAACCATATTTGAGCTAACGCACCATTAGATGCTGTGATTTTCAAAACCGTATATGGATGGTTACCTTCTGTTGACATATTGATTAAAAATTAAGATACAGATTATAATAGCAATTTTAATGGGATATCTTAGCAATTCAGTGCTATACCGTGTACGTAACTGATTTAATGTTTGTACCTTTGtaattatataatatttaaaaatCTTGTAGCACTTATGTTAGAATTAGTAACGTTGATTTCGCGTTAATCTTCGATTACCTTCTGACAGTACATTGTTTGGAACATTTTACGCGTCTTGGCCATTTACAGTCATACGCGAGAAACCGCTCGTCAAGCAAAAAATGCTACGAAAATTGTTTACTGATCGAAAGACTTAATTGTCAAGAGAGGGTAaaacattttcaaaattggtgTCGcgttgaaaaataaaagaaatggCAAAGTATTTCTAAGTAGGACATGAAGaactttcttttaaaatcatGTATTCTTGtgaattgataatattttcacaGCATAAATAGCAAGCTTCCAATCACCTGACTTGACACATCAACACTTTCAGGGCACTGTCAGTAACAAGAggaaaaaatgatttaaatgCATCTACATTTCTGTATATCGAATCCTATTTTCACCTTTATTTATCCCACACCTCATATTCTTACGTATATCATTCTGGAGTTCTCAAAAATGCATTGCCCCTGACTTGACAATCAATAACCATATCTCTAATAAGGCACTTTAGCCACTGATCTCAGGAACAAAGTCCTAGATCGAAGAAGGGTTTGATGAACCCTATCTACCTATATAGCCATCCTGGTGAAACAATTCAGCGATCTTATAACATTTTCCTAAAGTTTTAGCTTTATTATCACGTGAATATGTTAagttttttatattttttttgcgCAATTATGTTATTGTATTTTGGGCGCGCTTCCGAAATAGTAAAATGAtctaaaataaaatgataaaaagttttcaaagattcCGCTGGCTTCCCGCGACATGGTGATGATTTGTTCTAAcctcaaaattttcctaATATTTATTCTAAAGTCACTTACATAGAtacaaatttataaatatatatgagTTGAGTTTTAAAACTTGCCAAAAGTTACTCTGCTTTTATACTCATTGTTTGAGTCTGAAATAAACTCGTGTCAGAAGTGGACTCGTCCTCTTTCTCTAATGTGTAAGATCTATCAGATAACGATTTTTTGAATGCAAATTTTAGTAATATCCATGCCATTTTCGAAGGGCCGAACTCAGGCCATAAACAATTTAAGAGCTCGACTGTCACACCTTTGTTGCTTACCTGCCAAAGCATAAAGTCACTTAATCTTGAAACCCCACTAGTTCTTATTAATAAATCTAATGGTGGTAATCCACCTGTATACAAATGTCTATCAATCAAGTATTCACCTATTTTAGTATTTCCCTTCACCTTTCGTTCGGTGATAACTTCTTTCATTGAGTGAAGAATTTCCTCCCTGCCTGTGTATGGGAAGCATATATTCAGTACAGATCTTTTGTTATCTTTTGTGAGCTCTACGGcatctttgatttcttttaagAGATCTTCGTCTAATAATGATAAGTCACCGATGACTCGAATTCTGATACCATATTTTTGTGCCAAATTTCCATTTGTAGTAAGTTGCctaattcttttcttagCTAAGTCCATCAATGACTGCACTTCATAAGGacttcttttaaaattttcaatggagAAGGCAAATACGGTAGCTGTCGTCACACCTGATTCATAGCACAACTCTAATATCCTGCTCATTGATACAAATCCAGCTTCATGCccttctttgatttctatttctttctttatagAGTATCTTCTATTTCCATCCATCACAAACCCCACATGTTGCGGCACGCAATTTGATGATCTTAAAGTACGTGAGAATGTATTTTTGACCAGAGATAATAGTGAGTTTGAACCTGGTATTGAGCCTTCAGAACTCATATTTGTCGTAGCTCAAATGGggtatttttctttcttattagGACGGTAGCCCATATTGAACAcagatgaatttttcaatgcagTAACTGACAACCAGagctttttcaattgagaAAAAGTACTTTGGCTGTCTGTGTGCGGcctgaaataaaaaaagtcCATAATATGCAAAGGATGGTACAAACGCAGTATCTAGATTGGCATACACACAGAAGATTATTGTACTCATCCTGAGCTTACAGAACTACCAATGAGCTCTTTTAGAGGCTTTAGTTTGGTTTTTCAGCGAAATAAGTCCATGTATAGCCTTGCTTTGACCGTGGCAAGCAAATTGGTGACTCCAAAAAGTATGTTGCATAAGCCAGTAGCATTGGTATCTGAAGAGATGAATGGCCTagcaaaaaatattatagGATTGATTGGTTCAAATACACCTACCATGAACAAGATGACTAGCTACTATTTTGAAACAGAAGGTAAAAAGATAAGACCTCTTTTGATCTTGCTGCTTTCGAGGGCTCTCTCGAGTATACCTATAGAGGAAAGAGATAATCTCAATATTGATAGTACTGATTTCCCTCATAAAACTACAGATCTAGAAGCCAAGAAAAGTGTTCTATATGCAAATCCTATTTCGAATTTCTCACCTTTACATGTTCTTAGCGGAATAGGACAGATTAATGCACTGACAAAAGAAGCCCTTCCTCTACCTCAAGCAAAATATGATGAGAAGAGAGGTATTTTGCCCAAACAGAGGAGACTAGCAGAGATCGTCGAAATGATTCATACAGCTTCCCTGCTTCACGACGATGTTATTGATCATGCAGATACGAGAAGGGGCCGTCCCAGTGTGAATGCCGTTTTTACAAACAAGATGGCCGTCTTAGCAGGGGATTTCCTACTGGGCAGAGCCACCGTTTGCGTCTCGAGGCTTAAAAATCCTGAAGTTATTGAATTAATGTCTGAATGTATAGCTAATCTAGTCGAAGGGGAAGTAATGCAACTACACAACACTCCAGAAGAGAATATGACACGATCAACAAGCTTTAAACCATTTACTGACATGTATTTTcccaaagaagaagggCAGAATAGTAAAAGCTCGATAAGTATATCTATTAAATCTCACGAGGCATTAATAGATGATTGTTTTCAGCATTACCTGCAAAAATCATTCTTGAAAACGGGTGCGCTAATATCGAAAGCGTGTCGTGCAACAGCAATTCTATCAGGGGCCAGGCAGTCTGTTATAGAATCCTGTTACGAGTTTGGTAAGAGTCTTGGACTATGTTTTCAATTAGTGGATGATATGCTTGATTATACTGTTT includes:
- the NHP10 gene encoding Nhp10p (similar to Saccharomyces cerevisiae NHP10 (YDL002C); ancestral locus Anc_3.210) yields the protein MASKNEEVIQNASDNDLKRKIDELKSRNETLGLAIQRSRHSVKRLKLEYGVLLERLESRVDLDPELRFENPLPNLSSFRDQLMNKPLKRSKGKRQRAKERDPNMPKRPTNAYLIYCEMNKEKIRENGSLDVTRDLAEGWKNLDESGRLPYYELYNEDRERYQKEMKIYNENLKSKSEIEIKNDENEKLPGEEDEVEEEVEEDDTEVGQNGKEPKKHFTSNENDAITL